In a single window of the uncultured Pseudodesulfovibrio sp. genome:
- a CDS encoding methyl-accepting chemotaxis protein, with protein sequence MSLKLKMALMGGGMPLALLVLGGVIVWNNVSVSNGADYLILRQEQLELVKSMRLAQTDLLLAAMDSIVDKSEGRIAPERMEAIDRTSEYLLNNAEALLQAADTPEEKADVERVGQSVAAFVDSVRVKLKGLIENSARRLDEIEADFARMDDEIDGAGAVIEDNLTELGRLFEDRDAGQASADVAALQLAHTRFVLAAMDSIIDRGEGRISDERLAIMERNAAVLEDRLRAMEPYLQDNAERSLHGAIVQAVPRLEEAIRGDLKRLIEEGAVEQARIEKDFAEIDDVLDSEGEVISKGLQAIVDSIQQEAVEATEGMRAVLSEALWVSLIVFVASLLTLLPSFILCAGKIVTSLAKGAAFAERLAAGELDVHLRINSKDEIGRLAARLTFMRDKLREVVGGIQAGSDRVNSGSCELSSAAVDVSQGASVQAASVEEVSAAIEEMAGAIKANAHNAMQTEEIAIRTAASAEEGGSAVQQTVGAMKDIAEKIAIIEDIARQTNLLALNAAIEAARAGHHGKGFAVVAAEVRKLAERSGLAAQDISVLSASCVAVAEKAGRLLEEMVPDIKRTSEMIEEMTSSNKELSASADSVSKAVAELDKTIQSNAASAEEMSSTSEDLAVQARHLTDTVSYFQIGGKDANTSALSAISGHMGLPQGQDMCRALAAEQNGPDEADGGFSRF encoded by the coding sequence ATGTCCTTGAAGTTGAAAATGGCTTTGATGGGCGGGGGGATGCCCCTGGCTCTGCTGGTTCTCGGCGGCGTCATCGTCTGGAACAATGTGTCCGTGAGCAACGGCGCGGATTACCTGATCCTGCGCCAGGAACAGTTGGAGCTGGTCAAATCCATGCGTCTGGCCCAGACCGATCTGCTGCTGGCCGCCATGGATTCCATCGTGGACAAGTCAGAGGGACGCATCGCCCCGGAACGGATGGAGGCCATCGACCGGACCAGCGAGTACCTGTTGAACAACGCGGAGGCGCTGCTGCAGGCGGCGGATACTCCCGAGGAGAAAGCCGATGTGGAGCGGGTCGGACAATCGGTCGCGGCCTTTGTGGACAGCGTCCGGGTGAAGCTCAAGGGGCTGATCGAGAATTCAGCACGCCGCCTTGACGAGATCGAGGCGGATTTCGCCAGGATGGACGACGAGATCGACGGTGCCGGAGCGGTCATCGAGGATAACCTGACCGAATTGGGCAGGCTTTTCGAGGACCGGGACGCCGGTCAGGCCTCGGCCGATGTCGCGGCCCTCCAGCTGGCCCACACAAGGTTCGTGCTGGCGGCCATGGACTCGATCATCGACCGTGGCGAAGGTCGCATCTCCGACGAGCGGCTGGCGATCATGGAGCGCAACGCCGCGGTACTGGAAGACCGCCTGCGGGCCATGGAACCGTACCTCCAGGACAATGCCGAACGGTCACTCCATGGGGCCATCGTTCAGGCCGTCCCAAGGCTCGAAGAGGCGATCCGGGGGGACCTGAAACGGCTTATCGAAGAAGGTGCGGTGGAGCAGGCTCGCATCGAAAAGGACTTTGCCGAGATCGACGACGTCCTGGACAGTGAGGGCGAGGTGATATCCAAAGGGCTCCAGGCCATCGTCGATTCCATTCAGCAGGAAGCGGTCGAAGCGACGGAGGGCATGCGGGCGGTGTTGTCCGAGGCCTTGTGGGTCTCGCTGATAGTCTTTGTGGCTTCGCTGCTGACCCTGTTGCCTTCCTTTATCCTGTGCGCCGGGAAGATCGTTACCAGTCTTGCCAAAGGCGCGGCCTTTGCCGAGCGTCTTGCCGCAGGAGAGCTCGATGTCCATCTGCGGATCAACTCCAAGGACGAGATCGGCAGGCTGGCCGCACGGTTGACCTTCATGCGCGACAAGCTGCGCGAGGTTGTCGGCGGTATCCAGGCCGGTTCGGACCGCGTGAACTCCGGCAGTTGCGAACTTTCGTCCGCCGCCGTGGACGTGTCCCAGGGAGCTTCCGTCCAGGCCGCTTCGGTGGAGGAGGTCTCGGCGGCCATCGAGGAAATGGCCGGGGCCATCAAGGCCAACGCGCACAACGCCATGCAGACCGAGGAGATCGCCATACGCACGGCGGCCAGTGCGGAAGAGGGCGGCAGTGCGGTGCAGCAGACCGTGGGCGCCATGAAGGACATCGCCGAAAAGATCGCCATCATCGAGGATATCGCCCGGCAGACCAACCTGTTGGCGCTCAACGCGGCCATCGAGGCGGCCCGGGCCGGTCACCACGGCAAGGGGTTCGCCGTGGTTGCCGCCGAAGTGCGCAAACTGGCCGAGCGCAGCGGTTTGGCGGCTCAGGACATCTCCGTCCTGTCCGCATCCTGCGTGGCCGTGGCCGAAAAGGCGGGCAGGTTGCTGGAAGAGATGGTGCCGGACATCAAGCGGACCTCGGAGATGATCGAGGAGATGACTTCGTCCAACAAGGAACTCTCGGCCAGCGCGGACAGCGTGTCCAAGGCCGTGGCCGAGTTGGACAAGACCATCCAGTCCAATGCCGCCTCGGCCGAGGAGATGTCCTCGACCTCGGAAGACCTGGCGGTTCAGGCCAGACACCTGACCGACACCGTGAGCTACTTCCAGATTGGGGGGAAGGACGCAAACACAAGTGCCTTGTCGGCCATTTCAGGGCATATGGGGTTGCCCCAGGGACAAGACATGTGCAGGGCGTTGGCCGCCGAGCAAAACGGCCCGGACGAGGCCGACGGAGGGTTCTCGCGTTTCTAG
- a CDS encoding Lrp/AsnC family transcriptional regulator: MAIQFSETEQRILALAGGDLPDTERPFKTIADQVGVTEDEVIDLIKGLKERKIIRRFGATLRHQKAGYGHNAMVAWRVPDSRTDEVGQIFAARPEISHCYVRRTYPEWTYNVYTMIHGERPGHTDEVVAELEQAVGIDDHCTLKSLKELKKTSMVYFK; encoded by the coding sequence ATGGCAATACAATTCAGCGAAACCGAGCAAAGGATACTCGCCCTGGCCGGCGGCGACCTGCCGGACACCGAGCGACCGTTCAAAACCATAGCGGACCAGGTGGGGGTGACCGAGGACGAGGTCATCGATCTCATCAAGGGCCTCAAGGAGCGCAAGATCATCCGCCGCTTCGGGGCCACTCTGCGCCACCAGAAGGCGGGCTATGGCCACAACGCCATGGTCGCCTGGCGGGTGCCGGACAGCCGCACCGACGAGGTCGGGCAGATATTCGCGGCCAGGCCCGAGATCTCCCACTGTTACGTCCGGCGCACCTACCCGGAGTGGACCTACAACGTCTACACCATGATCCACGGCGAGCGTCCGGGGCATACCGACGAGGTGGTGGCCGAGCTGGAGCAGGCCGTGGGCATCGACGATCACTGCACACTCAAGTCCCTCAAGGAACTCAAGAAGACCTCCATGGTCTATTTCAAATAG
- the hemL gene encoding glutamate-1-semialdehyde 2,1-aminomutase — MDSKSLFAKAQTLMPGGVNSPLRACKYVQSEPVFIENAKGAHLFDVEGREYIDYVFSWGPLLLGHQDPAVNAAAHAAVDHGSSYGAPCLGEVLLAEEITKLIPSMEMMRMVSSGTEATMSALRLARGYTGRNKFVKFIGNYHGHADAFLAAAGSAAGTVPGTPGVPEEVIAHTLLAQYNDLDAVKKHFEESGDEIACVIVEPCAGNMGLVLPKDGFLQGLRDLCTQYGAVLIFDEVITGFRLAPGGAQERYGITPDLTTLGKIIGGGFPVGCYGGKREIMEHMSPVGGVFQAGTLSGNPVAMAAGLATLKRLQECDYAALEARTKALTDELASILESKGKPVYVAQAGSAFTMYFSDKPVTNMIESGQCDQDTFAVYWKQMMAQGIYLAPAGFECAFTSFAHSDEDFEKTLAAARAVTF; from the coding sequence ATGGATTCCAAATCTCTTTTCGCCAAGGCCCAGACCCTCATGCCCGGCGGCGTCAACTCGCCGCTGAGGGCCTGCAAGTACGTCCAATCCGAGCCGGTCTTCATCGAGAACGCCAAGGGGGCGCATCTCTTCGACGTGGAAGGCCGCGAGTACATCGACTACGTCTTTTCCTGGGGACCGCTGCTCCTGGGGCATCAGGACCCGGCCGTGAACGCGGCCGCCCATGCCGCCGTGGACCACGGGTCCAGCTACGGCGCGCCCTGTCTGGGCGAGGTCCTGCTGGCCGAGGAGATCACCAAGCTCATCCCGTCCATGGAGATGATGCGCATGGTCTCGTCCGGCACCGAAGCGACCATGTCCGCCCTGCGTCTGGCGCGCGGCTACACCGGCCGCAACAAGTTCGTGAAGTTCATCGGCAACTACCACGGCCATGCCGACGCCTTCCTGGCCGCGGCCGGTTCGGCGGCGGGTACCGTGCCCGGCACCCCCGGCGTGCCCGAAGAGGTCATCGCCCACACCCTGCTGGCACAGTACAACGACCTGGACGCCGTGAAAAAACATTTCGAGGAGTCCGGCGACGAGATCGCCTGCGTCATCGTCGAGCCGTGCGCGGGCAACATGGGCCTGGTCCTGCCCAAGGACGGCTTCCTGCAGGGGCTGCGCGACCTGTGCACCCAGTATGGAGCGGTGCTCATCTTCGACGAGGTCATCACCGGTTTCCGGCTGGCCCCGGGCGGAGCCCAGGAGCGCTACGGCATCACTCCGGACCTGACCACGCTGGGCAAGATCATCGGCGGCGGGTTCCCGGTGGGTTGCTACGGCGGCAAGCGCGAGATCATGGAGCACATGTCCCCGGTGGGCGGCGTGTTCCAGGCGGGCACCCTGTCCGGCAACCCCGTGGCCATGGCCGCCGGGCTGGCCACGCTCAAGCGTTTGCAGGAGTGCGACTACGCCGCCCTGGAGGCCAGAACCAAGGCGTTGACCGATGAGTTGGCCTCGATTCTCGAATCCAAGGGCAAGCCGGTTTACGTGGCCCAGGCCGGTTCGGCCTTCACCATGTACTTCTCGGACAAGCCCGTGACCAACATGATCGAGTCCGGCCAGTGCGATCAGGACACCTTCGCGGTCTACTGGAAGCAGATGATGGCCCAGGGCATCTATCTGGCCCCGGCCGGTTTCGAATGCGCCTTCACCTCGTTCGCCCACTCGGACGAGGATTTCGAGAAGACCCTGGCCGCGGCCCGCGCCGTGACCTTCTAG
- a CDS encoding cobalt-precorrin 5A hydrolase: MPAKKIAIYTLTSQGLTVGRRLAARLPGTLYASKNLEAEDAISFESLKTLISATFNAFDGHIFVAAAGIVVRCIAPHLQSKETDPAVVCMDQTGLFAISLLSGHLGGANELADRCARIMGGQSVITTATDTAGVLSIDSLAMAKGLAIGTIGKVKDVNMALLEDRTVQLYDPEDWLGLAWNAGFEGKVGYGDWNDSKPGIWVSWHNDAPEGSLALHPRVLHLGIGCRRDITTYEILDHVYMVFKKYGFSMESIASVGSVEAKRDEAGLLEAAEEFGVEPVFYSTAQLAAVDAPTPSDRVQAHMGVPSVAEASALLASHGGELVVTKEKTNTVTLAVARSNRA; the protein is encoded by the coding sequence ATGCCAGCCAAGAAAATCGCCATATACACACTGACTTCCCAGGGACTGACCGTTGGCAGGCGGTTGGCCGCCAGACTGCCCGGCACCCTCTACGCTTCCAAGAACCTGGAGGCTGAGGACGCCATCTCGTTTGAGTCCCTCAAGACGCTCATTTCGGCCACCTTCAACGCCTTTGACGGACATATCTTCGTGGCCGCAGCGGGCATCGTGGTGCGTTGCATCGCTCCCCACCTGCAGTCCAAGGAAACCGATCCGGCCGTGGTCTGCATGGACCAGACCGGACTGTTCGCCATCAGCCTGCTCTCGGGCCACCTGGGCGGGGCCAACGAGTTGGCCGACCGCTGCGCCCGGATCATGGGCGGGCAGTCGGTCATCACCACGGCCACGGATACGGCCGGTGTCCTGTCCATCGACAGCCTGGCCATGGCCAAGGGGCTGGCCATCGGCACCATCGGCAAGGTCAAGGACGTGAACATGGCCCTGCTCGAAGACCGCACGGTCCAGCTCTACGATCCCGAAGACTGGCTGGGCCTGGCCTGGAACGCCGGTTTCGAGGGCAAGGTCGGGTACGGAGACTGGAACGACTCCAAGCCCGGCATCTGGGTCTCCTGGCACAACGATGCCCCGGAGGGGAGTCTGGCCCTGCACCCCCGCGTGCTGCACCTGGGCATCGGCTGCCGCAGGGACATCACCACCTACGAGATTTTGGACCACGTCTACATGGTCTTCAAGAAATACGGTTTTTCCATGGAATCCATCGCCTCGGTGGGCTCGGTGGAGGCCAAGCGCGACGAAGCCGGGCTGCTGGAAGCGGCCGAGGAATTCGGCGTGGAGCCGGTCTTCTATTCCACGGCACAGTTGGCGGCCGTTGACGCGCCCACTCCCTCGGACCGTGTCCAGGCGCACATGGGCGTTCCCAGTGTGGCCGAGGCCTCGGCTCTGCTTGCCTCCCATGGCGGAGAGCTGGTCGTGACCAAGGAGAAGACCAACACCGTGACCCTGGCCGTGGCCCGGAGCAACCGTGCTTAA
- the cobJ gene encoding precorrin-3B C(17)-methyltransferase — MLKAVSLGPGDVSLLTPAARQAIEEASVVAGYKAYIELIPAEMLEGKTVVSTGMMGEVDRAQQAVEHARAGCKTVMVCSGDAGIYAMAGLLMEVLESEGLLEDVPFEVIPGVAAFNAASALLGAPLMHDFASISLSDLLTPWERIEKRLHAAADADFVIAIYNPRSRKRSDHLREALDIIGRYRDPDTPVGMVHKAYRPGQQVEAVPLETVDVEKVDMQTVLIVGNSATRLVNGRMLTPRGYHRKYAL, encoded by the coding sequence GTGCTTAAGGCCGTCAGCCTCGGACCGGGCGATGTGTCCCTGCTTACCCCGGCGGCCCGTCAGGCCATTGAGGAAGCCAGCGTGGTGGCCGGATACAAGGCCTATATTGAATTGATCCCGGCGGAGATGCTCGAAGGAAAGACCGTGGTTTCAACGGGCATGATGGGCGAGGTGGACCGCGCTCAACAGGCCGTGGAACATGCCCGCGCGGGGTGCAAGACTGTCATGGTCTGCTCCGGCGACGCGGGTATCTATGCCATGGCCGGGCTCCTCATGGAGGTGCTCGAGAGCGAGGGACTGCTTGAGGACGTTCCGTTTGAAGTCATTCCGGGGGTGGCCGCCTTCAACGCGGCATCGGCCCTGCTCGGCGCGCCGCTCATGCACGACTTCGCCTCCATCTCCCTCAGCGATCTGCTGACTCCCTGGGAGCGCATCGAAAAGCGGTTGCATGCTGCGGCGGACGCGGATTTCGTCATCGCCATCTACAATCCCCGCTCCCGCAAACGCTCGGACCATCTGCGCGAGGCGCTCGACATCATCGGTCGGTACCGCGATCCGGACACGCCGGTGGGAATGGTTCACAAGGCATACCGTCCGGGCCAGCAGGTCGAAGCCGTGCCGCTTGAAACGGTGGATGTGGAGAAGGTGGATATGCAGACAGTGCTCATTGTCGGCAACTCGGCCACCCGTCTGGTGAACGGCCGGATGCTCACTCCGCGCGGCTATCACCGCAAATACGCCCTGTAA
- a CDS encoding cytochrome c3 family protein: MKKSLIISLMVAALVCVFCLPVVIAANAPADTITMEVPAGAKATKTPVAFPHKKHVDGGLDCLVCHHKAKSPDEAKSCAAEGCHTDASKAAKKEPTGFYAAFHSKKSQASCLGCHKEQKKAGKNVPVSCKECHPK; this comes from the coding sequence ATGAAGAAATCTCTCATCATCAGCCTGATGGTGGCCGCCCTGGTGTGTGTCTTCTGCCTGCCCGTGGTCATCGCGGCCAACGCGCCCGCAGACACCATCACCATGGAAGTCCCCGCCGGCGCCAAAGCGACCAAGACGCCCGTGGCTTTCCCGCACAAGAAACACGTGGACGGCGGACTTGACTGTCTGGTCTGTCACCACAAGGCCAAGTCCCCGGACGAGGCCAAGAGCTGCGCTGCCGAAGGTTGCCACACCGACGCCAGCAAGGCCGCCAAGAAAGAGCCCACCGGCTTCTACGCTGCCTTCCACAGCAAGAAGTCCCAGGCTTCCTGCCTCGGCTGCCACAAAGAGCAGAAGAAGGCCGGCAAGAACGTTCCGGTCAGCTGCAAGGAATGCCACCCCAAATAA
- a CDS encoding iron-sulfur cluster assembly scaffold protein — protein sequence MPSFDDIVNELQEKINEETIEAYGQEGFERWRNQPYRGEPSGADYEGSSTGGCGDTIWIYLDIKNDVVVDAGFATDGCGSSSISGSMAAELAVGKSCEELAAFTGENVLEGLGGSSCLPEDDQHCAWLAANALLDALGCYYRKMAAQNKQD from the coding sequence ATGCCCAGTTTCGACGATATCGTGAATGAGCTTCAGGAAAAGATCAACGAAGAGACCATAGAGGCCTACGGCCAGGAAGGATTCGAGCGTTGGCGCAATCAACCGTACCGGGGAGAGCCCTCAGGGGCTGATTATGAAGGCTCGTCCACTGGTGGATGCGGTGACACCATCTGGATCTACCTCGACATTAAAAACGATGTCGTGGTGGATGCCGGTTTTGCCACCGACGGCTGCGGCTCCAGCTCCATCAGCGGTTCCATGGCCGCGGAACTGGCGGTAGGTAAAAGCTGCGAAGAGCTCGCCGCCTTTACCGGCGAGAACGTGCTCGAAGGTCTGGGCGGGTCGAGCTGTCTGCCCGAGGACGACCAGCACTGCGCATGGCTGGCCGCCAACGCCCTGCTCGATGCTTTGGGCTGCTATTACCGCAAGATGGCGGCGCAGAACAAACAGGATTGA
- a CDS encoding arabinose transporter produces MKFQCRGNTSDDACFWRLPVSIFLCYLTVGLPLPVISLFVHQKLGLNSTLVGVAVGIQFLATVSTRSYAGRTADTRGAKRTTLAGMFSCGGAGIFYLLAALLPAPVWVRYAVLLVGRLLLGYGESQMLTGVLVWGFGLLGPARAGVVMSWNGMAIFGALAAGAPLGLMLYGQWGFAALGVSTLVLPFLALPLLMRIRATEPIAGERPPLRQVIGRVWLPCAALFLQGIGFAVIGTFAALYFADNNWGHAGLALTCFGGAFVLVRIFCGKLPDALGGIKVSQVSFAVEALGLFLLWLAPHPAMAFLGAVLTGAGTSLLFPALGVEVVKIVPPNVKGTAVGGFAAFQDIAYAVGGPATGALAAVAGYPSVFLVAAVCAALGLVVSEIFRRSLAKETA; encoded by the coding sequence ATGAAATTTCAGTGCCGTGGCAACACCTCGGACGACGCCTGCTTCTGGAGGCTCCCGGTCTCCATCTTTCTCTGCTATCTGACGGTGGGGCTGCCTCTGCCGGTCATTTCCCTGTTCGTGCACCAGAAGCTCGGTCTGAATTCGACGTTGGTGGGTGTGGCCGTCGGCATCCAGTTCCTGGCAACGGTTTCCACCAGAAGCTACGCAGGCCGCACCGCGGACACACGGGGCGCCAAGCGGACCACCCTCGCCGGGATGTTCTCCTGCGGTGGGGCCGGCATATTCTATCTCCTGGCCGCGCTGCTACCCGCTCCGGTCTGGGTGCGCTACGCCGTGCTGCTCGTCGGACGCCTGCTGCTGGGCTACGGAGAGAGCCAGATGCTCACCGGCGTGTTGGTGTGGGGATTCGGATTGCTCGGCCCGGCACGGGCGGGCGTTGTCATGTCCTGGAACGGCATGGCCATCTTCGGAGCCCTGGCCGCAGGCGCGCCGCTGGGCCTGATGCTCTACGGCCAGTGGGGCTTCGCCGCCCTCGGCGTGTCCACCCTTGTCCTGCCGTTCCTCGCCCTGCCGCTGCTCATGCGCATACGGGCCACCGAACCGATTGCAGGCGAAAGACCGCCGCTCAGACAGGTGATCGGCCGCGTCTGGCTGCCATGCGCGGCCCTCTTCCTGCAAGGCATCGGCTTCGCGGTCATCGGCACCTTCGCGGCGCTGTATTTCGCTGACAACAACTGGGGGCACGCGGGTCTGGCCCTGACCTGCTTTGGCGGGGCATTCGTCCTTGTCCGCATCTTCTGCGGCAAGCTGCCCGACGCGCTGGGCGGCATCAAGGTGTCCCAGGTATCCTTTGCGGTGGAAGCGCTGGGACTGTTTCTGCTGTGGCTGGCACCGCATCCGGCCATGGCCTTTCTGGGCGCAGTGCTGACCGGCGCCGGGACCTCACTGCTCTTCCCCGCGCTGGGCGTGGAAGTGGTCAAGATCGTCCCGCCCAACGTCAAGGGAACGGCAGTCGGCGGGTTCGCGGCCTTCCAGGACATAGCCTACGCCGTGGGCGGCCCGGCCACCGGCGCGCTGGCCGCTGTTGCGGGCTATCCCTCGGTCTTTCTGGTCGCGGCCGTCTGCGCGGCCCTCGGCCTGGTGGTCAGCGAAATCTTCCGGCGCTCATTGGCCAAGGAGACCGCCTGA
- a CDS encoding YdiU family protein, with the protein MRFINTYAHLPESFFERINPEPVAAPALIRLNRDLAARLELDLPEDRTGLAEIFTGNRLLPGSKPIAQAYAGHQFGQFVPQLGDGRAHLLGEVENGAGERFDIQYKGSGRTRFSRGGDGRAPLGPVIREYVVSEAMHALGVPTTRALAMASTGQPVFREEELPGAVITRVASGFVRVGTFEYFAARRMEDELRLLADHVIERNHPAARESATPYLALFKAVCAAQAELVARWLCLGFVHGVMNTDNTAVSGQTIDYGPCAFLDHYDPAMVFSSIDHMGRYAFNQQPTIMAWNLACLGGCLLPLLDPDETKAREAGEAVLEGFIPSFTEHYRQGLCRKIGLPADDESFSLARSLLDLMRRSRTDFTNGFRALSDAQTAPAPFTAMFATAEEIATWLHDWHDRLDRTGSVDTARETMRTANPAYIPRNHRIEEAIRAATAGDFGPTDRLIEVLAHPFEDQPEKAEFAHPPRPEERVTRTFCGT; encoded by the coding sequence ATGCGTTTCATCAATACCTACGCCCACCTGCCCGAGTCCTTCTTTGAACGGATCAACCCCGAACCCGTAGCCGCTCCCGCCCTGATTCGCCTGAACCGCGATCTGGCCGCGCGCCTGGAACTGGACCTGCCCGAGGACCGGACGGGGCTTGCTGAAATATTCACCGGCAATCGACTCCTGCCCGGCTCGAAACCCATTGCCCAGGCATATGCAGGGCACCAGTTCGGACAGTTCGTGCCCCAACTGGGCGACGGCAGAGCGCACCTGCTCGGTGAAGTGGAAAACGGTGCGGGCGAACGGTTCGACATCCAGTACAAAGGTTCGGGCCGGACCCGGTTCTCGCGCGGAGGCGACGGCCGCGCCCCGCTCGGCCCGGTCATCCGCGAGTATGTGGTCAGCGAAGCCATGCACGCGCTTGGCGTGCCGACCACCCGCGCCCTGGCCATGGCCTCCACGGGCCAACCCGTTTTTCGGGAAGAAGAGCTGCCCGGCGCGGTCATCACCCGGGTGGCCTCGGGGTTCGTCCGCGTGGGTACCTTCGAGTATTTTGCGGCCCGCCGCATGGAGGACGAACTCAGGCTGCTGGCCGATCACGTCATCGAGCGCAACCATCCGGCCGCGCGGGAGTCGGCAACCCCCTATCTGGCCCTGTTCAAGGCCGTATGCGCGGCCCAGGCTGAACTGGTAGCCCGATGGCTCTGTCTGGGGTTTGTGCACGGGGTCATGAATACGGACAACACCGCCGTAAGCGGCCAAACCATCGATTACGGCCCGTGCGCCTTTCTGGATCACTACGATCCGGCCATGGTCTTCAGCTCCATCGACCACATGGGGCGTTACGCCTTCAACCAGCAACCCACGATCATGGCATGGAACCTGGCCTGTCTGGGCGGCTGTCTCCTCCCCCTGCTCGACCCGGACGAGACAAAAGCCCGTGAGGCAGGAGAAGCGGTCCTGGAAGGATTCATCCCCAGCTTCACGGAACACTACCGACAGGGATTGTGCCGCAAGATCGGCCTGCCTGCGGACGACGAATCCTTTTCCCTGGCAAGAAGCCTTCTGGATCTCATGCGTCGCAGCCGGACCGACTTCACCAACGGATTCCGCGCGCTTTCAGACGCCCAGACGGCCCCGGCGCCATTCACCGCCATGTTTGCCACAGCCGAAGAGATAGCCACCTGGCTCCATGACTGGCACGACCGCCTGGACCGGACAGGCTCGGTGGACACGGCCCGCGAGACCATGCGCACCGCCAACCCGGCCTACATCCCGCGCAATCACCGCATTGAGGAAGCTATTCGGGCGGCCACCGCAGGGGACTTCGGCCCGACCGACCGATTGATCGAGGTCCTTGCCCACCCCTTCGAGGACCAGCCGGAGAAAGCCGAATTCGCCCATCCGCCACGTCCCGAGGAACGCGTGACCCGGACCTTCTGCGGCACCTAG
- a CDS encoding phosphotransferase yields the protein MTDLLSLWGLTSGRQRTDIILPGSPERCLSRRAVEDEQGRVWMLETLLPAQFGRRERIGRALDKLSRAGLPVPAYLAGPQGRFVVEHDGQHHQLSPYIPGDPLPQPDYIEDGARGESLGRFLCRLREAAGAIHEFDDEPPFNLEGYVNELMAAMAGRRQDLHRALMPVLPVLVPLFEAWPSLPRALCHGDFHPLNIIWHGRSAAAVIDWEFTGIRPCLFDVANCLGCVGIEDPPALVRGLAPALLQTLRHGMCLDKTSLALLPEMVLGLRFAWMSEWLRRKDEEMAEIEISYMRLLANSLDTLLPAWKKLLGE from the coding sequence ATGACCGACCTGCTTTCCCTCTGGGGGCTGACCTCGGGTCGCCAACGCACGGACATCATCCTGCCCGGCAGCCCGGAACGCTGCCTGTCGCGCCGGGCCGTGGAGGACGAACAGGGCCGGGTCTGGATGCTCGAAACCCTGCTCCCTGCCCAGTTCGGACGGCGTGAGCGCATAGGCCGCGCTCTGGACAAGCTCTCCCGGGCCGGGCTGCCCGTGCCCGCTTACCTGGCCGGGCCACAAGGCCGGTTCGTGGTCGAACACGACGGGCAACACCATCAGCTCTCCCCGTACATCCCCGGCGACCCCCTGCCGCAGCCCGACTATATCGAAGACGGCGCGCGCGGCGAAAGCCTGGGCAGATTCCTGTGCCGGTTGCGCGAGGCTGCCGGCGCCATCCATGAGTTCGACGATGAGCCGCCCTTCAACCTGGAAGGGTACGTCAACGAACTTATGGCCGCCATGGCAGGCAGACGCCAGGACCTGCACCGGGCCCTGATGCCGGTACTGCCTGTTCTGGTGCCGCTTTTCGAAGCCTGGCCGTCCCTGCCCCGCGCATTGTGCCATGGGGACTTCCATCCCCTGAACATCATCTGGCACGGCCGGTCCGCGGCAGCCGTCATCGACTGGGAGTTCACGGGCATCCGCCCCTGCCTGTTCGACGTGGCCAACTGCCTGGGCTGCGTGGGCATAGAGGACCCGCCGGCCCTGGTGCGAGGTCTGGCTCCAGCCCTGTTACAGACCTTGCGGCACGGCATGTGCCTCGACAAGACATCCCTGGCCCTGCTGCCCGAGATGGTCCTGGGTCTGCGTTTCGCCTGGATGTCCGAATGGCTGCGCCGCAAGGACGAGGAAATGGCGGAAATCGAGATCAGTTACATGCGCCTGCTGGCCAACTCCCTGGACACACTGCTCCCGGCCTGGAAAAAACTTCTTGGAGAATAA